A window of the Candidatus Methylomirabilota bacterium genome harbors these coding sequences:
- the moaC gene encoding cyclic pyranopterin monophosphate synthase MoaC, with translation MGSSRGSAGFRGLSHLTPAGDARMVDVSAKAETAREAVARATLKVKPATLAAVRAGQMAKGDVLGVARTAGIMAAKRTPDVIPLCHPLRITGVDVTFALDSRASTITVEARVRTVDKTGVEMEALTAAAVASLTVYDMVKAVDRGVTITNLRLIAKSGGKSGTWRAR, from the coding sequence ATGGGTTCCTCACGGGGGAGCGCGGGCTTCCGCGGTCTCTCCCATCTCACCCCCGCGGGGGACGCACGGATGGTGGACGTCTCCGCCAAGGCGGAGACGGCCCGTGAGGCGGTCGCGCGCGCGACCCTGAAGGTCAAGCCCGCGACGCTGGCGGCGGTGCGAGCGGGCCAGATGGCCAAGGGCGACGTGCTCGGCGTCGCCCGCACCGCGGGCATCATGGCCGCCAAGCGCACGCCCGATGTCATTCCCCTCTGCCATCCGCTCCGCATCACCGGCGTGGACGTGACGTTCGCGCTCGACTCCCGCGCCTCGACGATCACGGTGGAGGCGCGCGTGCGCACCGTGGACAAGACCGGGGTGGAGATGGAAGCCCTCACCGCGGCGGCGGTGGCGAGCCTCACCGTTTACGACATGGTGAAGGCGGTGGATCGCGGCGTCACCATCACCAATCTCCGCCTCATCGCGAAGTCGGGCGGGAAGTCGGGAACTTGGAGGGCGAGGTGA